CTATGCTCAACGGCGTGATCCGGCAATTTCTCTACCAGGTGCAGTGGGGCGAATTGGATTACCTGCTGGTGGACTTGCCGCCCGGAACCGGTGATGCCCAGTTGACCCTCGCCCAAGCGGTTCCGATGGCCGGCGCCGTGATTGTGACTACTCCCCAAAAGGTAGCGGTGGCCGACGCGCGCCGGGGACTGGAAATGTTCCGTCAACTAGGTGTGCCGGTGCTAGGCGTCATCGAAAACATGAGCTATTTCATTCCCCCGGATGCGCCCGAAAAACGCTATACCATTTTTGGCGAGGGAGGCGGTGTCCAGTTGGCGGAAACCCTGGGCGTGCCGTTGCTTGGGCAGGTCCCCTTGGAATTGCCAGTGCAGTGGGGGGGCGATAGCGGTCAACCGGTGGTGGTAGCGCACCCGGAATTGGCGTCGGCTAAGGCGTTTCGGGAGATTGCCGGCAAAGTCGCGGCGCGGGTGTCGGTATTGGCGTTAGGGGCATGATGGCAAGGGGATGGGGGTCGGGTCTAGGGCTGCTCATGGGATTGAGCCTGTTCCCGGCCTACGCCCAACCGCAGCGTGTGCAATTCCCACCCGGCGCTTCGTCCACGACCCTGCAGGCAACCGTACGGGGTTATCAGGTGGCGGAATACGTCCTGCGAGCCAGAGCAGGGCAGGTCATGTCCGTCCAGGTTGTTTCCGCCAATCCCCATGTAGTTTTCTCCATGTTTGACCAAGAGGGCCGCCACTTCCCTGGTTCTCCCGCCGAAACCACCCAATGGCGCGGTCGTCTCCCCAGCTCTGGCGACTATGTGATCGTTGCCGGTCTCACTCGAGCAGCAGCTCGCCGTACCTCTCAACCCGTGCGTTTGACACTCCACGTCACCATCCGCTGATTTTAGGACAGAACCTGCAGGGCGGCGGCCACCCCACTCCCTGGGGTCACGGGATGTCCCAACTGCTGCAATACCGCTTCCAGGGCGCTGATCACCGTCAACATTTCCCGCTCACCCGCAAACCCCAGATGCCCGATGCGGAAAATTTTGCCCTTGAGATGGTCTTGCCCCCCAGCGACCGCAATGCCGTATTGCTTCTTCAACAGGCTGCGCACCGCTTCCGGGTCCACCGTGGTCGGAGCTACCGCTGTGACGGCGGGGCTTGCGCACTCTTTGGGCCCCAATAGGGGCAATCCCAACGCCGCCATCGCCGCTTGCACCATCTGCGATGTCCGCCGATGCCGCGCAAAGATGTGGGGCAACCCCTCCTGCTGCATTAACTGCAAACTCTGGCGCAGGGCAAAAAACAGGTTCACCGGCGGCGTGAAAGGCGTGGTGTTCTTCGCTGCGTCTCGACGATATTGACCCAAATCGAAGTAGAACTTGGGCAGTTGGGCCGTCTGGTAGGCCTCCCACGCCCGCGCGCTCACGGCCACAAACCCCAGCCCTGGCGGAATCATGTAGCCCTTCTGGGACCCGGAGACGACCACATCCAAGCCCCATTCATCCATCGGCACCGGCGTCGCCCCCAAACTGGTCACCGCATCCACGATGATCAAGGCTCGCCCGTGGGCCTGGACGTAACGGTTGATCGCCTCCAGGTCGTTCAACACACCGGTGGAAGTTTCGCTGTGGGTAACAATCACCGCCTTGATGGTTTTTTCCGTGTCGGCGGCTAGCTTCTCCCCAAACGCCTCGGGATCTAGGGGTTGACCCCAAGGCGCCGTGATGGTCTCCACCTGCAATTGGAACGCTCGGCACAGAGCCGCCCATCGCTCGCCAAACTTGCCGTTGCACCCGCACAGCACCCGGTCCCCTGGACTCAAAAAATTGATAATCCCCGCCTCCATTGCGCCCGTGCCCGAGGCGGTCAGGATCAGCACGTCGTTATTCGTCTGGTGCAACCACTTGAGACCCGCCGTTACTTCCTCCATCAGGGCGCTAAACTCGCTGCTGCGGTGCCCAATGGGATGCTGGGCCATGGCCCGCAACACCGAATCCGGCACCAACGTCGGGCCAGGGATCAACAGCAGCGAACGGTCAAAGGTCATGGGCGCTTCACCGCCTTCAGGGTAGGTAACCTACTATACCACACCCCAGCGTCCTAGCGCTGACCAGTGGGCGTGGGAAGTTCGGGACGAGGCCGCTCGGGCAAACTCAACGGCGGCACCTCTGGAACTTCCGTCGGAGGAATCAACTCGCGCCGCGCCAAAACTACAGCGCCAATGAGCGCCATCAACAACAGCACCGATGCCAGCTCAAACGGCAGCAAGAACCCATTGAAGAAGTGCTGGCCGATGCGCACGATGGAACGGGCCGGATGGGGCGCCACCTGCACCGCCCAGGGCGTGGTAAAAATCATCGTCCCTAGCAATGCCAGCAGTCCAAAACAGACAAAGGTGGTCACGACCTGGCGCACTCCGGAGCGAGGCACCGGCGCAAACCGCTCCCGCTTGTTTACCAGCATGATGGCAAATAGGATCAGCACGTTCACCGACCCCACATAGATCAGAACCTGGGCGGCGGCTACGAAATCGGCATTCAGCAGGATATACATCCCCGCCAGGCTAATAAACACCCCCCCTAGCAGGAACGCCGAATGCACAATGTTGTCCAGCAGGACTACCCCCAGGGCGGCCAGGAGCATCATCCCGCTTAACACCGCAAAACTAACCAGCTGTACCCCTTGCCCTAAGGTCACAGCAGCGCCTCCTTTTGTGTTGTCCTTCCGTATTTTAACCCTGCGCCTGTTCCAGAATTTCCTCCGGTCGCAGGCCCGCCCGCCGTTCAGTGTGGGGCACCTCGTGGCCGTCCATGACTCCTTTCGGCAAGTAGGCCAACCCGCGAATGGGTTGCACCATCGGGTCCTGGGTCACGTTTAGCGGTAGACGCCCCAGCGCCTGGCTATCGTAGTTGAGTTCATGCCGGTCGTAGGTGGACAGTTCGTACTCCTCGGTCATGGACAGGCAATTGGTGGGGCAGTACTCCACGCAGTTCCCGCAGAAGATACACACCCCAAAATCAATACTGTAGTGCTTGAGTTCCTTTTTCTTAATGTCCTTGTTGTATTCCCAATCCACCACCGGCAGGTTGATCGGGCACACCCGCACACACACCTCACAGGCAATGCACTTGTCAAATTCAAAGTGAATCCGGCCCCGGAACCGCTCCGACGGGATGAGCTTTTCGTAGGGATACTGGATCGTCACGGGCCGCCGCTGCATGTGGTCAAACGTCACCGATAGCCCCTGGCCAATGTAGCGGGCCGCCTGGAGCGCCTCCCGCCCATAGTCCGCCACTTTGTTGAGAAATTTGAACATAGCTGCTCTCTCGATGGGGTCTGCACAATTCCTATGATGAACTCCCTTCTCGCCCTGCGCAAGGAATTCCCTCCTCGCCAACCGCCTATCCCCTGCGCTAGGATAATTGTTAAGAAATGTTACGAATGGGGTGGGCGATGGTGGACCTGAAGCAGTTGGAACGGCAGTTGGACAGTCCGAATCTCAAGGACCGGTTGTTAGCTCTGGTGGCGCTGCGGGATGTGGAGCCGGCGCAAGCGTTTCCCCTGTTGAAGAAGGCGCTGGCAGACGAGAGCTTGCAGATTCGCTCGATGGCGGTATTTGGGTTGGGGGTCAAACCCACGCCGGAGTGCTTGCCACTGCTGGTGCAGTTGTTGCAAAACGACCCGGACTATGGGATTCGGGCCGATGCGGCTGGGGCCTTGGGCTACTTGCAGGACCCTCGCGCGGTCGAACCCCTGATTCACGCGCTCTACGAAGATACAGACTGGTTGGTGCGCTTTAGCGCCGCTGTTTCCCTGGGGAACCTGGGCGACCCCCGCGCCTATCAGGTGTTGCTGCAGGCCCTTGAGGCGCCTGAACCCGTGATCCAGCAGGCAGCGATTGCAGCGCTGGGGGAAATCGGCGCTGTTCAAGCTGTGGAACGGCTGTTGACCTTTGTGCAGTCGGAGGACTGGTTGGTGCGTCAGCGGGTTGCCGAGGCCCTAGGGAACCTGCCCCATCCGAAAACGCGCGCCGCGTTGCAGTACCTGGCCAAGGACAATCATCCCCAGGTGCGGGCGGCAGCGACCCATAGCCTATCGCGGTTGGCCGAGCCCTCGGTGCAAGACTCGATAGTCCACTAATTGCCAGCCATTCCCCTGGAAACGGCCGTAGACCATCGGTTGATCGGCCCGCGCCGCCAGGGTAACCCCATCTAGGGCCACTTGCCACAGGGACGACCGCTCCACCCCCAGGATGTAAGTCTCGAAAAGGATGCTGGTGGGGTTTTCCCGGCTCCAGCCCAGCAGCAGGGAGTGGGTGTAGGCGACCGCCTGCGGACTCAGGAGACGCACGCCCGTGTCATCCCACACCAGGGCCCGGTCGGTAATCTCCGACGACCCAAACCAGCCTACCACTTGCCGCGCCAGCAGTTGCCGGCCATTGGCAGACCAGGAGACCGGCACGAGCGCCCAGATTTGGCCTGGTTCAACGACGGTCGGTTGACCCACTGGGCGCAGGGCAATGGGTGATGTCTCCCCCAATCGCCGGATGTAGAGGGTGCTGGTGACCCGAGTGCGGGTGTAATCCTGGGGATGAGCAAAAACCTGCACCTGGCTAAAGGCGGCGTAACGCCCGTCTGGTGACCTCAGCACCGGGCTCTGGACCGTCCCCCGCATCGGCTGTCGTCGTTGCTGCGCCTGGGTCTGAATGCCCCACACCCACCGCCAGGGCATGGGATAGGCGCTCTGCAATGGGTCTTCTGGCACCCAGGCCGGTACAGGTAGCGATAACGGTCGGGGATGCGCCGTGGCCGGGGAAGTCTCTAACTGTGCGAAGCCTAGCAATAATAGCAGCACAATGGTTACTCCCTGGATGGTCCAAACCCTGTGGTGTCCTTTTCGCCCAGGCATGGCGACGTTACCCTGGTCTCACCCCCACTATAGCAAGCGC
Above is a window of Gloeomargarita sp. SKYB120 DNA encoding:
- the ndhI gene encoding NAD(P)H-quinone oxidoreductase subunit I; protein product: MFKFLNKVADYGREALQAARYIGQGLSVTFDHMQRRPVTIQYPYEKLIPSERFRGRIHFEFDKCIACEVCVRVCPINLPVVDWEYNKDIKKKELKHYSIDFGVCIFCGNCVEYCPTNCLSMTEEYELSTYDRHELNYDSQALGRLPLNVTQDPMVQPIRGLAYLPKGVMDGHEVPHTERRAGLRPEEILEQAQG
- a CDS encoding alanine--glyoxylate aminotransferase family protein, encoding MTFDRSLLLIPGPTLVPDSVLRAMAQHPIGHRSSEFSALMEEVTAGLKWLHQTNNDVLILTASGTGAMEAGIINFLSPGDRVLCGCNGKFGERWAALCRAFQLQVETITAPWGQPLDPEAFGEKLAADTEKTIKAVIVTHSETSTGVLNDLEAINRYVQAHGRALIIVDAVTSLGATPVPMDEWGLDVVVSGSQKGYMIPPGLGFVAVSARAWEAYQTAQLPKFYFDLGQYRRDAAKNTTPFTPPVNLFFALRQSLQLMQQEGLPHIFARHRRTSQMVQAAMAALGLPLLGPKECASPAVTAVAPTTVDPEAVRSLLKKQYGIAVAGGQDHLKGKIFRIGHLGFAGEREMLTVISALEAVLQQLGHPVTPGSGVAAALQVLS
- a CDS encoding HEAT repeat domain-containing protein, giving the protein MVDLKQLERQLDSPNLKDRLLALVALRDVEPAQAFPLLKKALADESLQIRSMAVFGLGVKPTPECLPLLVQLLQNDPDYGIRADAAGALGYLQDPRAVEPLIHALYEDTDWLVRFSAAVSLGNLGDPRAYQVLLQALEAPEPVIQQAAIAALGEIGAVQAVERLLTFVQSEDWLVRQRVAEALGNLPHPKTRAALQYLAKDNHPQVRAAATHSLSRLAEPSVQDSIVH
- a CDS encoding NADH-quinone oxidoreductase subunit J, translating into MTLGQGVQLVSFAVLSGMMLLAALGVVLLDNIVHSAFLLGGVFISLAGMYILLNADFVAAAQVLIYVGSVNVLILFAIMLVNKRERFAPVPRSGVRQVVTTFVCFGLLALLGTMIFTTPWAVQVAPHPARSIVRIGQHFFNGFLLPFELASVLLLMALIGAVVLARRELIPPTEVPEVPPLSLPERPRPELPTPTGQR